A single region of the Candidatus Polarisedimenticolia bacterium genome encodes:
- a CDS encoding methyltransferase domain-containing protein translates to MTTSTPRASGELANLARLLGERAGVTGPSSWLIENADLLPPVPSPGTPAGALPAQAQRPRALDVACGSGRHALLLAAAGFEVLAIDRDAAAIEALRAAAGRLGLTLRAEVRDLEARDRESGGAGHGSIAGPLEVAGPSTYDVILVVHYLHRPLFPALVSALAPEGLLLYETFTVDQAARGHPKNPDFLLKHGELPGLVAPLAIVRQREGEFDGRFVAAVAAVRSRS, encoded by the coding sequence TGACGACCTCGACGCCGCGTGCTTCGGGCGAGCTCGCGAATCTGGCGCGCCTCCTGGGCGAGCGGGCGGGCGTGACCGGCCCGTCATCCTGGCTGATCGAGAACGCGGATCTTCTGCCGCCCGTGCCGTCGCCAGGGACGCCTGCCGGGGCGTTGCCCGCCCAGGCGCAGCGCCCTCGCGCGCTCGACGTGGCGTGCGGGTCGGGGCGGCACGCGCTCCTGCTGGCGGCCGCCGGCTTCGAGGTGCTGGCGATCGACCGGGACGCCGCGGCGATCGAGGCGCTGCGCGCGGCGGCGGGGAGGCTGGGCCTGACGCTTCGCGCGGAAGTCCGTGATCTCGAGGCCCGCGACCGCGAGAGCGGCGGCGCCGGCCACGGATCGATCGCGGGGCCTCTCGAGGTGGCCGGCCCCTCCACCTACGACGTGATCCTGGTCGTGCACTACCTGCATCGCCCGCTCTTCCCGGCGCTCGTGAGCGCCCTCGCCCCGGAAGGGCTCCTGCTCTACGAGACGTTCACCGTCGACCAGGCGGCACGCGGCCATCCGAAGAACCCCGACTTCCTGCTGAAGCATGGGGAGCTTCCCGGGCTGGTGGCGCCGCTCGCGATCGTCCGGCAGCGGGAGGGGGAGTTCGACGGCCGCTTCGTCGCGGCCGTGGCGGCGGTCAGAAGCCGATCTTGA